From Phoenix dactylifera cultivar Barhee BC4 unplaced genomic scaffold, palm_55x_up_171113_PBpolish2nd_filt_p 000397F, whole genome shotgun sequence, a single genomic window includes:
- the LOC103718483 gene encoding sphingoid long-chain bases kinase 2, mitochondrial isoform X2 → MVCGIAAVTMPKPSFSLRAEQSSALDLSADATSGLASHSRRDFVFVVNPKGANGRTGKEWKKLLPYLRTRLGGHCNICESITSGPSHAMDITREAIREGADAVIAVGGDGTLHEVVNGFFWAGNLVPSLDRRPEHSTALGLIPLGTGSDFARTFGWKNDPYEAVERIVRGFKSKLDVGIITGQSGEQHFFINVADIHLSAKAGYYASKFKRFGNLCYVFGALRAFIGHTNWDLKVKVNGGEWEVFHKVTALCIGNAKFFGGGMKITPTADPSSGNLEVVILQDFKWYDFVLKLHKLYKGTHLSERNVSSRSHHQHCHYHTSSLRSSLPLPPLLQ, encoded by the exons ATGGTGTGCGGGATAGCGGCGGTGACCATGCCGAAGCCCTCTTTCTCGCTGAGAGCGGAGCAGTCGAGCGCCCTCGATCTCTCTGCCGATGCGACAAGCGGCCTCGCCTCTCACTCGAGGAGAGATTTCGTCTTCGTAGTCAACCCCAAGG GTGCCAATGGCCGGACCGGGAAGGAGTGGAAGAAATTGCTTCCTTATCTCAGGACTCGGCTTGGCGGACACTGCAAT ATATGCGAGTCGATAACTTCAGGTCCCTCTCATGCCATGGACATAACACGGGAG GCAATAAGGGAAGGGGCGGATGCTGTGATAGCTGTAGGAGGTGACGGTACACTTCATGAG GTGGTAAATGGCTTCTTTTGGGCAGGAAATCTGGTCCCATCTCTTGACCGCAGGCCTGAACATTCAACTGCTTTAGGC CTCATTCCTCTTGGGACTGGTTCAGATTTTGCTAGGACATTTGGCTG GAAAAATGATCCGTATGAAGCGGTAGAACGGATCGTGAGAG GATTTAAATCAAAACTAGATGTTGGCATTATTACTGGACAAAGTGGAGAGCAACATTTCTTCATTAATGTTGCTGATATTCACTT GAGTGCAAAAGCAGGTTATTATGCTTCTAAGTTTAAAAGATTTGGAAATCTGTGTTATGTTTTTGGGGCTTTGAGAGCATTCATTGGACACACTAACTGGGACCTAAAAGTCAAG GTAAATGGAGGAGAGTGGGAAGTATTTCATAAAGTCACCGCCCTTTGCATAGGAAATGCCAAATTCTTTGGTGGTGGCATGAAGATAACACCAACAGCTGATCCTTCCAGTGGAAACTTAGAG GTGGTGATTCTTCAAGACTTCAAATGGTATGATTTTGTTCTTAAACTGCATAAATTGTACAAGGGAACACATCTATCAGAGAGAAATGTTTCTTCAAGAAG